One genomic region from Spirosoma sp. KCTC 42546 encodes:
- a CDS encoding alkaline phosphatase family protein, producing the protein MAYSPEQIPVLNGLAKNYAISDDWFSSMPSGTTVNRALVMSSWGFFFHMVVSTSPVIVTDGSDCGPLALADRYPHRLNP; encoded by the coding sequence TTGGCCTACTCTCCAGAGCAGATTCCTGTACTCAACGGCCTTGCAAAAAACTATGCCATCTCTGATGACTGGTTTAGCTCCATGCCAAGTGGTACTACAGTGAACAGAGCTTTGGTCATGTCATCTTGGGGTTTCTTTTTTCACATGGTCGTATCTACGTCCCCCGTCATCGTTACGGACGGATCCGATTGCGGTCCCCTCGCTTTGGCAGATAGATACCCCCATAGACTAAATCCCTAG
- a CDS encoding DUF808 domain-containing protein, translated as MPSGLFALLDDISALVKASAASLDDVPAQVAKTTGKVSGIVIDDTAVTPKYVVGLDPSRELAIIYQIAKKSLINKLLILSPAALLLGYFAPWAITPILMVGGAYLCYEGYEKVHSLFSHHEKDTERELVEKITPEELEKERVGSAVRTDIILSAEIMAIAYSQVTDQAILNQIIVMLAVAVFITVAVYGFVGLLVKADDMGLHLAGNKYPPATQKIGRGIVKFMPHFLSWLGYVGTAAMLWVGAEIIAHGIPFTAHVLHDLEQGLSPMPVVAWFAKALACGAAGLVIGFIIEKLVVVVKKIFFSAKK; from the coding sequence ATGCCTTCAGGACTCTTTGCTTTATTAGATGATATCTCGGCCTTAGTAAAAGCAAGTGCCGCCAGTTTAGATGATGTGCCTGCTCAAGTAGCTAAAACGACCGGAAAAGTGTCGGGCATTGTCATTGATGATACGGCCGTTACGCCCAAGTATGTGGTAGGGCTCGATCCATCCCGGGAGCTGGCTATTATTTACCAGATTGCCAAAAAATCGCTGATCAATAAACTCCTGATATTAAGTCCGGCAGCCTTGTTGCTTGGCTACTTTGCTCCTTGGGCTATTACGCCTATTTTAATGGTAGGTGGTGCTTATTTATGTTATGAAGGCTACGAAAAGGTTCATTCTCTATTTAGCCACCACGAAAAGGACACTGAACGAGAACTGGTAGAAAAGATTACCCCTGAGGAATTAGAGAAGGAACGAGTTGGTAGTGCAGTTCGCACGGATATTATATTGTCGGCCGAAATTATGGCCATTGCTTATAGCCAAGTAACCGACCAGGCGATCCTAAACCAGATTATAGTAATGCTGGCGGTGGCTGTTTTTATTACGGTGGCCGTCTATGGGTTTGTTGGCTTGCTCGTTAAAGCCGATGATATGGGGCTACACTTGGCTGGTAATAAATATCCTCCTGCTACTCAAAAAATAGGTCGAGGTATTGTAAAATTTATGCCTCATTTCTTGAGTTGGCTGGGTTATGTCGGTACGGCAGCCATGCTTTGGGTAGGGGCCGAAATCATTGCACATGGCATACCGTTTACCGCTCATGTACTGCACGATTTAGAACAGGGCTTGTCTCCAATGCCGGTAGTAGCCTGGTTTGCCAAGGCCCTGGCTTGTGGAGCTGCCGGACTTGTAATAGGGTTTATCATTGAGAAACTTGTGGTTGTGGTGAAAAAAATCTTTTTCTCGGCCAAGAAGTAG
- a CDS encoding response regulator, which translates to MNEHPIIFIDADDDDHDMFKQALSELALPHPVIVFSNGQTALDYLKTTPEIPFLIISEISMPGMSGLELRQQIDQDLGLRKKCIPFVFMTHPVEEQLVEEAYELTIQGLFEKKSSYADWKAQLGSIIAYWTECHHPKRLSR; encoded by the coding sequence ATGAACGAGCACCCCATCATCTTTATTGACGCCGATGACGATGATCATGATATGTTTAAACAGGCCTTATCGGAATTGGCCCTTCCGCATCCTGTCATCGTTTTTTCCAATGGCCAAACTGCCCTGGACTACCTGAAGACGACACCGGAGATTCCCTTTTTGATTATTTCCGAAATTAGTATGCCGGGGATGAGCGGTCTGGAACTTCGGCAACAAATAGATCAGGACCTGGGGCTGCGCAAAAAATGTATTCCGTTCGTGTTTATGACCCATCCCGTCGAAGAACAACTGGTGGAAGAAGCCTATGAATTAACCATTCAGGGATTATTTGAAAAGAAGTCCTCCTACGCTGACTGGAAAGCTCAGTTAGGGTCCATTATTGCCTACTGGACAGAGTGCCATCATCCCAAACGCTTGAGCCGGTAA
- a CDS encoding alpha-amylase family glycosyl hydrolase, protein MKNQPDIKKRTLGVTFSTDHQADVTLWNPLAKKVELSIRGRSISIPLVNDRSGYWHLETDQLKPGDLYTFTLDDEKICADPASLVQPQGAYGPSQAVDTNKFYWEDSCWVNPPLDEYVIYELDMSTFSPEGTFDAVVKKLGELKSLGINALLIKSVSSFPGSPNELFIYAVQASYGSPYQLQRLINACHFEGMAVILDVNYAKIGRQNDQLKAFRSGKQKAERNGSNGTNDEHGEAGRRYLIENALMWFRDFHIDALRLEAIYALPDAEEILTDIRTYTNQLTALTGNHHCLLVEHEPQNESVTEKTATPNAEREGPFEPVSTTERYDSYCSDYQPSKLSIKTYREDYLYDDHFSSVLRELFGRQAEPDESRGLLRSF, encoded by the coding sequence ATGAAAAATCAACCCGATATAAAAAAACGAACGCTTGGCGTTACCTTTTCCACTGACCACCAGGCAGACGTCACGCTATGGAATCCGCTTGCCAAAAAGGTAGAACTCTCCATCAGAGGCCGATCTATATCCATCCCGTTAGTGAACGATCGTTCAGGATACTGGCATCTGGAAACCGATCAGCTTAAACCCGGTGACCTATACACCTTCACACTCGACGATGAGAAGATATGCGCTGATCCGGCATCGCTGGTCCAACCGCAGGGTGCGTATGGCCCTTCTCAGGCAGTAGATACAAACAAATTCTACTGGGAAGATTCCTGTTGGGTCAACCCGCCCCTGGATGAATACGTTATCTATGAACTCGATATGAGTACATTTAGCCCTGAAGGAACTTTTGACGCCGTTGTTAAAAAGCTGGGAGAACTGAAAAGTCTGGGCATCAATGCGTTACTTATAAAGTCCGTTTCATCCTTTCCAGGGTCGCCTAACGAGCTGTTTATCTATGCCGTACAAGCCAGTTACGGTAGTCCTTATCAATTACAACGGCTAATCAATGCCTGTCACTTTGAAGGAATGGCCGTTATTCTGGATGTAAACTATGCGAAGATCGGCAGACAGAATGACCAGCTAAAGGCTTTCCGCTCCGGCAAACAAAAGGCGGAACGAAATGGGTCAAACGGGACCAATGATGAGCATGGAGAAGCCGGGCGTCGATACCTTATCGAAAACGCGCTGATGTGGTTCCGGGATTTCCATATCGATGCACTCCGGCTAGAGGCAATTTATGCCCTACCCGATGCTGAAGAAATTTTAACGGATATCCGGACATATACGAATCAGTTAACAGCCCTGACCGGCAATCACCACTGCCTATTGGTCGAGCACGAACCGCAGAACGAGTCGGTTACCGAAAAAACGGCTACCCCAAATGCTGAGCGGGAAGGCCCATTCGAACCGGTATCAACTACCGAGCGATACGACAGTTACTGTTCTGATTACCAGCCTAGTAAACTGTCCATTAAAACGTATCGAGAGGATTATTTATACGACGATCACTTCTCGTCCGTATTGCGTGAGTTATTTGGACGACAGGCCGAACCCGACGAATCGCGGGGGCTTCTAAGGAGTTTCTAA
- a CDS encoding bifunctional alpha,alpha-trehalose-phosphate synthase (UDP-forming)/trehalose-phosphatase — protein sequence MKTSKASFKRLLIVSYRLPFTIQQTNNGSELQQNSGGLVSAVLSMAEQMGQNQGSLPTKIHWVGHGDQSLQQLDSSALENDTFVAHPVFMDEAVHKGFYEGFSNDLIWPLFHYFPSYASFKEHDFDCYKQANTRFLEELTALIEPGDLVWIHDFQLMLLPDMLRQVMPEATIGYFFHIPFPTYEIIKLLPRTWRQSLINGILGADVVGFHTTDYVQHFMQSVSEVLDLPIINQRIILPDRAVIVNAFPISIDFNKFNSSGQEADVFATQQYFMNLLRHNKIIFSVDRLDYTKGITSRLLGYERFLIQHPDWHDKVTFVMTVVPSRDKIAQYQELKREIEETVGRINGLFGTIGWRPIVYSYRSLTFTELMALYTACNIALITPVRDGMNLVCKEFVASRHDLKGVLILSELAGAAQELRDAIIINPTDTQEVADAIDQALVMPLAEQERRLQHMRKHLQNHNVFRWSHDFLSAFNDMIINQPSLETDLPIQPFISAFSDAHKRLLLVDFDGTLAPLVNDPADARPSETLQTILRNLAESSDVVVISGRNRSFLEKTFMGIPVFLVAEHGAFLKKPEQPWQQLDLSADDWVDPVRSTMNYYVDRFPGSFIEGKETAIAWHYRKVETDDVEGQAIDLATQLRRVSSSIPLTVIQGNKVVEVKPAQHSKGTVALAIAEQKPYDFIISIGDDTTDEDMFRQLPNWAYTMKVGSGMSFARYRLARQQDVETLLQRMNDELIEV from the coding sequence ATGAAGACTTCTAAAGCCTCATTTAAACGATTATTGATTGTTTCTTACCGGCTTCCGTTCACTATTCAGCAAACTAATAATGGTTCCGAACTCCAACAGAATTCAGGCGGGCTGGTTTCGGCAGTGCTGTCGATGGCGGAGCAGATGGGCCAGAATCAGGGGAGTTTACCCACAAAAATTCACTGGGTTGGGCATGGTGATCAGTCACTTCAACAACTCGACTCATCCGCCCTGGAAAATGATACATTTGTGGCCCATCCGGTTTTTATGGATGAGGCTGTTCATAAAGGGTTTTACGAAGGATTTAGCAATGATTTAATCTGGCCTTTATTTCACTACTTTCCGTCCTACGCATCGTTTAAAGAGCACGATTTCGACTGTTACAAGCAGGCCAATACCCGTTTTCTGGAGGAACTAACGGCTTTAATCGAACCTGGCGATTTAGTCTGGATTCACGATTTCCAGTTGATGCTGCTGCCCGATATGCTGCGCCAGGTCATGCCTGAGGCAACGATTGGCTACTTCTTTCATATTCCTTTCCCAACCTATGAGATCATAAAACTATTGCCCCGCACCTGGCGGCAAAGCCTCATCAATGGAATTCTAGGAGCCGATGTCGTAGGGTTTCACACGACCGATTACGTGCAGCATTTTATGCAGAGCGTTTCAGAGGTTCTGGATCTGCCGATTATTAATCAACGTATAATCCTGCCCGACCGGGCGGTGATTGTCAACGCCTTCCCGATTAGCATCGATTTTAATAAGTTCAACTCAAGTGGACAAGAGGCTGACGTTTTTGCCACCCAGCAATATTTCATGAATTTGCTACGGCACAACAAGATCATTTTTTCGGTTGATCGGCTCGATTACACCAAAGGAATTACCTCTCGATTGCTAGGGTATGAACGTTTTCTGATTCAGCATCCTGACTGGCATGATAAAGTAACCTTTGTGATGACGGTAGTGCCATCACGCGATAAAATCGCTCAATATCAGGAGTTAAAACGGGAGATCGAAGAAACCGTTGGCCGTATCAATGGCCTGTTTGGTACCATTGGCTGGCGGCCTATCGTGTATTCGTACCGATCGCTAACCTTTACCGAGCTAATGGCCTTGTATACGGCCTGCAATATTGCCCTCATTACACCTGTTCGCGATGGGATGAACTTGGTTTGCAAGGAGTTTGTGGCAAGCCGCCATGATCTCAAGGGCGTGCTGATTTTGAGTGAGTTAGCCGGAGCCGCTCAGGAGTTACGGGATGCCATCATTATTAATCCTACCGACACACAGGAAGTAGCTGATGCCATTGATCAGGCATTAGTCATGCCATTGGCCGAACAGGAACGACGCTTGCAGCACATGCGAAAGCATCTACAAAACCATAATGTTTTCCGATGGAGTCACGATTTTCTTTCCGCATTCAACGATATGATTATCAACCAGCCCAGTTTAGAAACCGACCTGCCGATTCAACCATTTATCAGCGCGTTTAGTGACGCCCATAAACGGCTGCTTTTAGTTGACTTCGACGGCACACTAGCCCCCCTAGTCAATGACCCGGCCGATGCCCGACCCTCTGAAACATTACAGACTATATTACGGAATCTGGCCGAGAGTAGCGATGTTGTGGTTATCAGTGGCCGAAACCGATCGTTTCTGGAGAAGACGTTTATGGGTATTCCCGTTTTCCTGGTCGCCGAGCATGGAGCTTTCCTGAAAAAACCGGAACAGCCCTGGCAGCAACTTGATCTATCGGCCGATGATTGGGTCGACCCGGTGCGCTCAACGATGAATTATTATGTTGATCGTTTTCCAGGTTCATTTATTGAAGGAAAAGAAACGGCCATTGCCTGGCACTATCGGAAAGTGGAAACTGATGATGTTGAAGGACAGGCTATTGACCTGGCGACCCAGTTACGGCGCGTTTCTTCCTCTATTCCACTCACGGTTATTCAGGGCAATAAAGTGGTGGAAGTAAAACCCGCCCAACACAGTAAGGGAACTGTAGCACTCGCTATTGCCGAACAAAAACCCTATGACTTTATTATTAGTATCGGCGACGATACGACCGATGAAGATATGTTCCGGCAGCTTCCGAACTGGGCGTACACCATGAAAGTGGGGTCAGGGATGTCATTTGCCCGGTATCGGCTGGCTCGTCAGCAGGACGTAGAAACGCTGCTGCAACGCATGAATGATGAATTGATCGAGGTCTGA
- a CDS encoding response regulator transcription factor: protein MKLLIVEDEPKTLQAIQQGLEESQFEVDIAYDGLIAKRLALKNNYAAIITDLILPGLNGYELCRQLRAEGLTTPILMLTALGETEDKISGFDAGADQYLTKPFQFSELLARVRSLTKRGTQVSLTAQTLRYGGIEMNLDAKTVTRDEQPIELTAREFALLEFLMRNQGRVLSKPSIAEHVWDLNFDTGTNVVEVYINYLRKKIDRDFPKKLIHTHFGMGYMFKEE from the coding sequence ATGAAACTCCTAATCGTTGAAGACGAACCCAAAACGTTGCAGGCAATCCAGCAGGGGCTGGAAGAAAGCCAGTTTGAGGTCGATATTGCCTACGATGGGCTCATTGCCAAACGACTGGCTCTGAAAAATAACTATGCCGCCATTATTACCGACCTGATCCTGCCGGGTTTGAATGGCTATGAACTCTGTCGGCAACTACGGGCCGAAGGGTTAACTACACCCATTCTGATGCTGACCGCCCTTGGCGAAACCGAGGATAAAATTTCGGGCTTCGATGCCGGTGCTGACCAATACCTGACCAAACCGTTTCAATTTTCTGAACTGCTGGCGCGCGTACGATCACTGACAAAGCGCGGCACGCAGGTCTCGCTAACGGCTCAAACCTTACGCTACGGCGGCATTGAGATGAATCTGGATGCCAAAACCGTTACCCGCGACGAACAACCGATTGAACTGACAGCCCGCGAGTTTGCGCTCCTGGAGTTTCTCATGCGCAACCAGGGACGGGTTCTGTCGAAACCATCCATTGCCGAACACGTCTGGGATTTGAATTTCGATACAGGCACCAACGTCGTAGAAGTGTACATCAATTACCTGCGCAAAAAGATCGACCGCGATTTCCCCAAAAAGCTGATTCACACCCACTTCGGCATGGGGTATATGTTTAAAGAAGAATAA